The following proteins come from a genomic window of Nostoc sp. ATCC 53789:
- a CDS encoding ATP-binding protein, translating into MAKLKISKKISTGLINSLGAGVVPRVGVEYIAVGREKELKSLLQNLDDIAEGVAAFRFIIGNYGSGKSFLLQLLRNRAMEQGFVVADADLSPERRLAGSNNEGVATYRELMSHLATKTRPDGGALVSILEGWINKIQQEVVKETEMRPNDDGFDDKVELKIREVVQYIEDLVHGFDFGSVIIAYWRGYRMDDDNLKNAAMRWLRGEFTTKVEAKAALGVRVIIDDDSWYDYIKLFAKFVAEIGYKGLLILVDEAVHLYQISTTVTREKNYNRLLAMFNDTMQCKAEHLGIVVGGTTKFLEDPKRGLFADQAWQRRTKESRFVAQANIQENSGPVIRLNPLNEAEILTLLQRLAEIHALNFGYEQTLKNIELKEFVQEIINRLGAEALLTPGEIVRDFMSVLNILHQNPGIVFGELIHGSKFKPTAMGKNAVADEDGAAEFSL; encoded by the coding sequence ATGGCAAAGCTCAAAATCTCGAAAAAAATCTCCACTGGTTTAATCAATTCCCTTGGTGCGGGGGTAGTGCCAAGAGTAGGAGTTGAATATATCGCAGTAGGTCGAGAAAAAGAACTAAAAAGCCTATTACAAAATCTTGATGATATTGCAGAAGGTGTAGCAGCATTTCGCTTCATAATTGGTAACTACGGTTCCGGGAAAAGCTTTTTATTGCAACTACTTCGTAACCGCGCTATGGAGCAAGGTTTTGTAGTAGCAGATGCTGATTTATCCCCTGAACGCCGATTAGCTGGGAGCAACAATGAAGGTGTCGCTACTTATCGAGAATTAATGAGCCACCTAGCTACAAAAACTCGCCCTGATGGTGGTGCTTTAGTCTCGATTTTAGAAGGATGGATTAATAAAATTCAACAAGAAGTGGTTAAAGAAACTGAAATGCGTCCCAATGACGATGGTTTTGATGACAAAGTTGAATTAAAAATTAGGGAAGTAGTTCAGTATATTGAAGATTTAGTTCACGGTTTTGATTTTGGTAGCGTGATTATCGCTTATTGGCGTGGCTACCGAATGGATGATGATAATTTAAAAAATGCGGCTATGCGCTGGTTGCGGGGAGAGTTTACTACTAAAGTTGAGGCAAAAGCAGCTTTAGGAGTGCGCGTCATTATTGATGATGATAGTTGGTATGACTATATAAAACTGTTTGCGAAATTTGTCGCTGAGATTGGCTATAAAGGACTGTTAATTTTAGTTGATGAAGCTGTACATTTATATCAAATATCTACCACAGTTACGCGGGAAAAAAATTATAATCGACTCCTGGCAATGTTTAACGACACCATGCAGTGTAAAGCTGAACATCTTGGCATTGTCGTTGGTGGAACAACTAAATTTTTAGAAGACCCCAAACGCGGACTTTTTGCAGACCAAGCTTGGCAAAGACGCACAAAAGAAAGTCGTTTTGTTGCACAAGCTAATATTCAAGAAAATTCAGGGCCAGTGATTCGGCTAAATCCGTTAAATGAAGCAGAAATTTTAACCCTTCTGCAACGTTTAGCTGAGATTCATGCACTTAATTTTGGGTATGAACAAACTTTGAAAAATATTGAGTTAAAGGAGTTTGTGCAAGAAATTATTAATCGCTTGGGTGCAGAAGCATTACTGACACCAGGGGAAATTGTGCGGGATTTTATGAGTGTGCTGAATATTCTTCACCAAAATCCAGGAATTGTGTTTGGTGAATTAATTCATGGCTCTAAATTTAAACCTACTGCTATGGGTAAGAATGCAGTTGCAGATGAGGATGGCGCAGCAGAATTTAGTTTGTGA
- a CDS encoding tellurite resistance TerB C-terminal domain-containing protein — protein MQSVTISNRFILGIVAFSVSFGLSLVPSWDFNKAFLTGLITAATIYTTALFVDKRRRNYEMFVLGSLRKRIKEMEGLKARVVREINQIEQHHNLLYAESQQLQNQVIESRNQRDSLHRELRTFTGQKKQLETEINTLQIEINNLQKSQTELNNAFSILTAEKRRLESNCNVSRAEITQLQSQISELQQEKQEVESNLTLLGRLKPQLEEKLYELRIAIQELEVETTQKNQLLVATKTERENIQAILHSSQTQLAEHKAELQQLQGQISLLQEERDSLQNQVWELLQQLETFNQEPLADNFQEDDTELFPFSEIMETTAVINKSEIDISENIPEEWTNLLENLPGYELQVLKAIVEQENPKAAIKKIAEANITMPNLLIDSINERANDTIGELIINSDSEIPEVYHEHITHVKKMIATHESLMARHASPN, from the coding sequence ATGCAATCAGTAACGATCAGCAATCGATTTATACTAGGAATAGTTGCCTTTAGTGTGAGTTTTGGTCTTAGTCTCGTCCCAAGCTGGGATTTTAATAAAGCTTTTCTCACAGGTTTAATTACAGCCGCTACTATCTATACAACAGCATTATTTGTAGATAAGCGGCGGAGAAATTATGAAATGTTTGTTTTAGGTTCTCTCCGCAAACGAATTAAAGAAATGGAGGGGTTGAAAGCTCGCGTTGTCAGAGAAATAAATCAAATCGAACAACATCATAATTTATTATATGCAGAGTCACAGCAACTCCAAAATCAAGTCATAGAAAGTCGTAATCAAAGAGATAGTTTACATCGAGAATTAAGAACATTTACCGGACAGAAAAAACAGCTAGAAACTGAAATAAATACTCTGCAAATCGAAATTAATAACTTGCAGAAAAGTCAAACAGAATTGAATAATGCTTTTTCTATACTTACAGCAGAAAAGCGCCGTCTAGAGTCGAATTGTAATGTATCCCGTGCTGAGATTACGCAATTGCAAAGCCAAATTTCAGAACTCCAGCAAGAGAAACAAGAAGTTGAAAGTAATTTAACTCTTTTAGGCAGACTCAAACCCCAATTAGAAGAAAAACTATACGAACTGCGAATTGCAATTCAAGAGTTAGAAGTTGAGACAACCCAAAAAAATCAGTTGCTGGTAGCCACAAAAACCGAAAGAGAAAATATTCAAGCTATCCTACATTCTTCACAAACCCAACTAGCAGAACACAAAGCCGAATTACAGCAGTTGCAAGGGCAAATTTCATTATTGCAAGAAGAACGAGATTCATTGCAAAATCAAGTATGGGAATTACTCCAACAACTAGAAACATTTAATCAAGAACCTTTAGCTGATAATTTCCAAGAAGATGATACTGAATTGTTTCCTTTTTCTGAAATAATGGAAACTACAGCAGTCATAAATAAATCGGAAATTGATATATCAGAGAATATACCTGAAGAATGGACTAATCTTTTAGAAAATCTCCCAGGATACGAACTACAAGTATTAAAAGCGATAGTCGAGCAAGAGAATCCCAAGGCTGCTATTAAAAAAATTGCCGAAGCAAATATCACTATGCCGAATCTTTTAATCGATTCTATAAATGAACGGGCAAATGATACTATTGGGGAATTAATAATTAACTCAGATTCGGAAATTCCAGAAGTTTATCATGAGCATATTACCCATGTGAAAAAAATGATTGCAACGCATGAAAGTCTCATGGCTAGACATGCGTCGCCAAATTAA
- a CDS encoding ATP-binding protein, producing MDNQAMPITSTTSYTKVQYLQRQAASLLLYQSVLQGEVGIAFLELLQAIRYTDSDARGCLQAYGRYFHALAAKNQNWEDYLITQLLFSNNPFTKLAQVKEFEELPPALVAAVQHDLQILQSLYECSSASLSEWIQSVAHMPISPVVWYKEQEFVGVETKFATYLQDLDNWGDAVEELAAYYRQCGSGLFAEYRALRWQAGQFIGIRYSDPVKLSALVGYESQKDALLKNTEFLLSGEMALHVLLYGSRGSGKSSLVKSLLNEYSERSLRLLEVTKSDLKDLPEIVEHLRGVSQKFIIFVDDLSFEEDDDAFKALKVVLEGNLTARPQNVVVYATSNRRHLIREFFVDRPTPKDNEEIHAWDTMQEKLSFSDRFGLTLTFEPADQKTYLKIVQHLVAQAEINITHEDLEFQALQWATRHNGRSGRTARQFVDFLKADLRLFSANNNTSNTSD from the coding sequence ATGGATAATCAAGCGATGCCAATAACAAGTACTACCTCATATACAAAAGTCCAATATCTCCAGCGTCAAGCGGCCTCACTTTTACTGTACCAGTCTGTTCTTCAAGGCGAAGTGGGGATAGCATTTCTGGAACTGTTGCAAGCTATACGTTACACTGACTCTGATGCACGGGGTTGTCTCCAAGCCTACGGTCGTTACTTCCACGCTTTAGCTGCTAAAAATCAAAACTGGGAAGACTATTTAATTACTCAACTTCTCTTCTCTAATAATCCTTTTACAAAACTGGCCCAAGTGAAAGAATTTGAAGAATTACCTCCAGCTTTAGTAGCAGCAGTGCAGCATGATTTACAAATATTACAAAGTCTCTATGAATGTAGCAGCGCCTCTTTGAGTGAGTGGATACAAAGCGTAGCTCACATGCCGATTTCGCCGGTAGTGTGGTATAAAGAGCAAGAATTCGTAGGAGTAGAGACAAAGTTCGCTACATATTTACAAGACTTAGACAATTGGGGTGATGCTGTAGAAGAGTTGGCGGCTTATTATCGGCAATGTGGCTCTGGTTTATTTGCAGAATATCGCGCTTTACGTTGGCAAGCTGGGCAGTTTATCGGTATCCGATATTCTGATCCGGTTAAGTTGAGTGCGCTTGTAGGTTACGAGTCTCAAAAAGATGCTTTGTTAAAAAATACAGAGTTTTTATTATCAGGAGAGATGGCACTTCATGTATTACTTTACGGTAGTCGTGGTTCTGGCAAATCTTCTTTAGTGAAATCTTTGTTAAATGAATATAGCGAGCGTAGTCTCCGCTTATTGGAAGTGACAAAATCTGATTTAAAAGACCTACCAGAAATTGTGGAACATTTACGAGGAGTGTCACAAAAATTTATTATCTTTGTCGACGATCTTTCCTTTGAAGAAGATGATGATGCCTTTAAAGCGCTCAAGGTAGTTTTAGAAGGTAATTTAACCGCGCGGCCGCAAAATGTAGTTGTGTATGCTACTTCCAATCGCCGCCATCTGATTCGGGAATTTTTTGTGGATAGACCTACCCCCAAGGATAATGAGGAAATCCATGCTTGGGATACGATGCAGGAGAAGCTTTCGTTTAGCGATCGCTTTGGTTTAACCTTGACCTTTGAACCAGCCGATCAGAAAACTTATTTGAAGATAGTACAACATCTTGTAGCACAAGCTGAAATTAATATTACTCATGAAGATTTGGAATTTCAAGCATTACAGTGGGCAACTCGCCACAACGGTCGTTCTGGACGCACAGCACGGCAGTTTGTTGATTTTTTAAAAGCAGATTTAAGACTTTTTTCTGCAAACAACAATACATCCAATACTTCTGATTAA
- a CDS encoding TMEM14 family protein, whose protein sequence is MNLSIIAAFAYGILAIAGGIIGYIQARSKVSLVSGSISGLLLILAAYFQLQGQTWGSILAVLVTAVLVVVFAVRLAKTRKFMPAGLMTILGMVALAVMVNQIVAL, encoded by the coding sequence ATGAATTTAAGTATAATTGCTGCTTTCGCCTACGGCATATTAGCGATCGCTGGTGGCATTATTGGCTATATTCAAGCTAGAAGTAAGGTTTCACTGGTAAGTGGTAGTATTAGCGGTTTATTACTAATACTCGCTGCTTACTTTCAACTCCAAGGGCAAACCTGGGGTTCGATTTTAGCAGTGTTAGTTACTGCTGTTTTAGTTGTAGTCTTTGCAGTTCGACTAGCTAAAACACGTAAGTTTATGCCGGCGGGATTAATGACGATTTTGGGGATGGTGGCATTGGCGGTGATGGTGAATCAAATAGTGGCTTTATAG
- a CDS encoding fructosamine kinase family protein, translated as MWTQIDTYISQVTGEKFQSQQRRSVGGGCINQGYAVSNGEITYFVKLNLASQVAMFEAEALGLKEMLATASIRIPKPICWGVAENSSYIVLEWLELGNGNSNSWEEMGRKLAAMHQASSSQGFGWKINNTIGSTPQINTWTPDWTEFYIKHRLGYQFQLARRRGGSFPQQEKLLATIPELLAHQVQPSLVHGDLWGGNAGCTASGEPVIFDPATYFGDREVDIAMTELFGGFPAAFYKGYNEVFPLDAGYEQRKTLYNLYHILNHFNLFGGGYASQANRMIDQILR; from the coding sequence ATGTGGACTCAAATCGACACCTATATCAGCCAGGTGACTGGCGAAAAATTTCAGAGTCAGCAACGGCGATCGGTTGGTGGTGGATGTATCAACCAAGGTTATGCTGTTTCCAATGGTGAGATTACCTACTTCGTCAAGCTCAACCTTGCATCCCAAGTTGCAATGTTTGAGGCTGAGGCACTGGGTTTAAAGGAAATGCTAGCAACAGCTAGTATTCGCATCCCAAAACCTATTTGCTGGGGTGTAGCTGAGAACTCTAGCTACATTGTGCTGGAATGGTTAGAACTTGGTAATGGCAACAGCAATTCGTGGGAAGAGATGGGGCGCAAGTTGGCGGCGATGCATCAAGCTAGCAGTAGCCAAGGTTTTGGTTGGAAAATTAACAATACCATTGGTTCAACGCCCCAAATCAATACTTGGACACCAGACTGGACAGAATTTTATATTAAACATCGCCTTGGTTATCAATTTCAGTTGGCAAGGCGACGGGGAGGAAGTTTCCCCCAGCAAGAAAAATTACTAGCAACTATCCCTGAACTATTGGCGCACCAAGTACAACCTTCTTTAGTACATGGCGATTTATGGGGTGGAAATGCCGGGTGTACTGCGTCAGGAGAACCTGTGATTTTTGATCCAGCAACTTATTTTGGCGATCGCGAAGTTGATATTGCCATGACAGAATTATTTGGTGGGTTCCCCGCAGCTTTTTACAAAGGTTACAACGAAGTTTTTCCTTTAGATGCAGGCTATGAGCAGAGAAAAACACTCTATAACCTTTATCACATTTTGAATCACTTCAATTTATTCGGCGGTGGTTATGCTTCCCAGGCGAACCGGATGATTGACCAGATTTTGCGCTAA
- a CDS encoding pitrilysin family protein, whose protein sequence is MTSTLRKFTRLHSPTLHQLPNGLTIIAEQMPVEAVNLNLWIKVGSAVESDAINGMAHFLEHMIFKGTERLASGEFERRIEERGAVTNAATSQDYTHYYITTAPKDFAQLAPLQIDVVSNASIPDDAFERERLVVLEEIRRSEDNPQRRTFRRAMETAYNELPYRRAVLGPESVIAELKPQQMRDFHHSWYQPQSITAVAVGNLPVEELIAIVAEGFTKANKTQHSPLPTPHSSLNPESPFTEIVRREFIDESLQQGRLLMLWRVPGMVQLDRTYGLDVLAGVLGHGRTSRLVRDLREERGLVSSISVSNMSNQLQGTFYISAKCAVENLAEVEDAIAQHIRTVQTELITESEIARVRRRVANRFIFGNETPSDRTGLYGYYHSLVGDLEPAFNYPDYIQSQEATDLMQAAKEYLSPDAYGVVVVKP, encoded by the coding sequence ATGACTTCAACCCTGCGGAAATTTACTCGTCTTCATAGCCCAACCCTGCATCAGTTACCCAATGGTTTGACAATCATAGCGGAGCAGATGCCAGTCGAAGCTGTAAACCTCAATTTATGGATTAAAGTTGGTTCAGCCGTCGAATCTGATGCCATTAACGGTATGGCTCACTTTTTAGAACACATGATTTTTAAGGGAACAGAACGATTGGCTAGCGGCGAGTTTGAACGTCGAATTGAAGAACGGGGTGCTGTCACCAATGCCGCTACCAGCCAAGACTATACTCATTACTATATAACTACTGCCCCCAAAGATTTTGCCCAGCTTGCTCCATTACAAATAGATGTAGTATCAAATGCTAGTATTCCCGATGATGCTTTTGAACGTGAGCGATTAGTAGTTTTAGAAGAAATTAGGCGTTCAGAAGATAATCCCCAACGGCGGACATTTCGCCGGGCAATGGAGACAGCATATAATGAGCTACCTTATCGTCGTGCGGTATTGGGGCCAGAATCGGTAATTGCCGAACTTAAACCCCAGCAGATGCGGGATTTTCATCATAGTTGGTATCAACCCCAGTCAATTACTGCTGTAGCTGTAGGCAATTTGCCTGTGGAAGAATTAATTGCGATCGTTGCTGAAGGATTTACAAAAGCTAATAAAACTCAGCACTCCCCACTCCCCACCCCCCACTCCTCACTAAATCCTGAGTCACCATTTACAGAAATTGTCCGTCGAGAATTTATAGATGAAAGTCTCCAGCAAGGCAGGCTATTGATGCTTTGGCGGGTTCCAGGAATGGTGCAGTTAGATCGCACCTATGGATTGGATGTTTTAGCTGGAGTTTTGGGACACGGACGGACATCAAGACTGGTGAGAGATTTACGAGAAGAACGGGGATTAGTTTCTTCAATTTCTGTGAGCAATATGAGCAATCAGCTGCAAGGGACATTTTATATTTCAGCTAAATGTGCAGTAGAAAATTTAGCTGAAGTAGAGGATGCGATCGCTCAACATATTCGCACAGTCCAAACCGAGTTAATCACAGAGTCAGAAATTGCCCGTGTACGGCGGCGAGTAGCGAACAGATTTATTTTTGGCAATGAGACACCAAGCGATCGCACTGGGTTGTATGGTTACTATCATTCCTTGGTGGGAGATTTAGAACCCGCCTTTAACTACCCAGATTATATTCAGAGTCAAGAGGCAACTGACTTAATGCAAGCAGCCAAAGAGTATCTTTCCCCAGATGCTTATGGTGTAGTTGTCGTTAAGCCGTAA
- a CDS encoding zinc metalloprotease HtpX yields MGNQVKTAALLAALSGLLIAISYWVIGGSSGLIIGIGLAAATNLFSWYQSDKIALAVYQAQPVSEGEAPGLYRMVQRLSDRANIPMPRVYIVPSQGANAFATGRDPEHAAVAVTEGILNILPDDELEGVIAHELTHIINRDTLTQAVAATVAGAISFLAQMVSYSLWFGGGSRDNNRGGNPLGVLLTVMLAPLAATIIQLAISRTREFSADAGSARLTGNPRALARALQRLEASAKQIPLNANPAFEPLLIINSISGQFLGNLFSSHPATEARVAALLKLEQQLPTKAY; encoded by the coding sequence ATGGGAAATCAAGTGAAAACAGCTGCTTTACTAGCTGCATTAAGTGGTCTTTTGATCGCAATTAGTTACTGGGTAATTGGCGGTAGTAGTGGCTTAATAATTGGAATTGGCTTGGCAGCAGCAACAAACCTATTTTCCTGGTATCAATCAGATAAGATTGCTCTGGCAGTATATCAGGCCCAGCCTGTGAGTGAAGGAGAAGCACCAGGACTTTATCGGATGGTGCAGAGACTAAGCGATCGCGCTAACATCCCCATGCCTAGAGTTTACATTGTCCCAAGCCAAGGTGCTAACGCCTTTGCTACAGGGCGCGATCCCGAACACGCTGCTGTAGCTGTCACTGAAGGCATTTTGAATATATTGCCAGATGATGAACTCGAAGGTGTTATCGCCCACGAACTCACCCACATTATTAATCGTGACACTCTGACACAAGCTGTTGCTGCTACCGTTGCTGGTGCGATCTCATTTCTAGCGCAAATGGTGAGTTATAGCTTATGGTTTGGCGGTGGCTCACGAGATAACAACAGAGGCGGTAATCCTTTGGGCGTTTTGTTAACAGTAATGCTTGCGCCATTGGCTGCAACGATTATTCAGCTAGCAATTTCGCGCACACGAGAATTCTCTGCTGATGCAGGTTCTGCTAGATTAACTGGTAATCCCCGTGCATTAGCTAGGGCATTACAACGCTTAGAAGCCTCAGCAAAACAGATCCCTTTAAATGCCAATCCAGCTTTTGAACCGTTATTAATTATCAATTCTATCTCTGGACAGTTTTTAGGTAACTTATTTTCCAGTCACCCTGCTACAGAAGCAAGAGTTGCAGCATTATTGAAATTAGAGCAACAACTGCCAACAAAAGCTTATTGA
- a CDS encoding Uma2 family endonuclease yields MTAAIPVFKPVSQMQLAPGSTVTIPNVSWEEFESILQELGEKRTTRIAYSQGTLEIMAPLPEHEIPKDLISDIVKILLKAKDIRYQPFGSTTFKRQGVAGVEPDACFYIQNYQQMIGHRRLQPDDPPPDLAIETDITSKTTLDAYEAIGVPELWIYDSGNLSIYLFRDGKYIKSNTSPNFEDIAITQIIPAAVERSWQVESFQALEELQAMI; encoded by the coding sequence ATGACTGCTGCTATCCCCGTTTTTAAACCTGTTAGCCAGATGCAGTTAGCACCTGGTAGCACGGTGACAATTCCAAATGTGAGCTGGGAAGAATTTGAATCTATTTTACAAGAATTGGGAGAAAAAAGAACTACACGAATTGCCTACAGCCAGGGTACTTTAGAAATTATGGCTCCTTTACCAGAACATGAAATTCCCAAAGATTTAATTTCTGATATTGTCAAAATATTGCTAAAGGCTAAAGATATCAGATACCAACCTTTTGGTTCCACCACCTTTAAACGGCAAGGTGTGGCAGGAGTTGAACCTGATGCTTGCTTTTATATTCAGAATTATCAACAAATGATTGGTCATCGCCGCTTACAACCTGATGATCCGCCGCCAGATTTAGCCATTGAGACTGATATCACATCAAAAACTACTCTTGATGCTTATGAAGCCATTGGAGTCCCAGAATTATGGATTTACGACAGTGGAAACCTTTCTATTTATTTGTTCAGAGATGGGAAATACATAAAATCTAATACCAGTCCTAATTTTGAAGATATAGCTATTACTCAGATTATCCCTGCTGCCGTGGAACGCAGTTGGCAAGTAGAAAGTTTTCAAGCTTTGGAAGAATTGCAAGCGATGATTTAG
- a CDS encoding LL-diaminopimelate aminotransferase produces the protein MATINDNYLKLKAGYLFPEIARRVNAFAEANPDAKIIRLGIGDVTEPLPEACRTAMIKAVEEMSDRNTFKGYGPEQGYAWLREKIAAHDFQARGADIDASEIFISDGSKCDTGNILEIFGHDNIIAVTDPVYPVYVDTNVMVGNTGDANDKGEFEGLVYLPITADNNFIAEIPSKKVDLIYLCFPNNPTGATATKEYLKAWVDYAKANGSIIFFDAAYEAYITDPSIPHSIYEIEGARDVAIEFRSFSKNAGFTGTRCALTVVPKTLTGKAADGSDVELWKLWNRRQSTKFNGVSYIVQRGAEAVYSEEGQAQIKGLVSFYLENAKIIREKLTTAGLSVYGGVNAPYVWVKTPNGLSSWEFFDKLLQTVNVVGTPGSGFGAAGEGYFRISAFNSRENVEEAMKRITEKFKV, from the coding sequence ATGGCAACTATTAACGACAACTACCTGAAACTGAAAGCGGGTTATCTATTTCCAGAAATTGCTCGGCGGGTGAATGCCTTTGCAGAAGCGAATCCTGATGCTAAAATCATCCGCTTGGGCATTGGTGATGTTACCGAACCTCTACCGGAGGCTTGCCGCACAGCTATGATCAAAGCTGTGGAAGAGATGAGCGATCGCAATACCTTCAAAGGCTACGGGCCAGAGCAAGGCTACGCTTGGTTACGGGAAAAAATTGCTGCTCACGATTTCCAAGCACGGGGAGCCGATATAGATGCCTCAGAAATCTTTATCTCCGATGGTTCCAAGTGCGACACAGGCAACATTCTAGAAATCTTTGGTCATGACAATATAATTGCCGTTACTGACCCAGTTTACCCTGTGTATGTAGACACTAACGTGATGGTGGGTAATACGGGAGATGCCAACGATAAAGGCGAGTTTGAAGGCTTAGTTTATCTGCCAATTACGGCTGATAACAACTTCATCGCAGAGATTCCCTCAAAGAAAGTCGATTTAATTTATCTCTGCTTTCCCAATAACCCCACTGGCGCAACTGCTACTAAGGAATATTTAAAGGCATGGGTGGACTATGCCAAAGCTAATGGCTCGATTATTTTCTTTGATGCAGCCTACGAAGCTTATATTACCGATCCATCGATTCCCCACTCAATTTATGAAATAGAAGGTGCAAGAGATGTTGCGATCGAGTTTCGGTCTTTTTCCAAGAATGCAGGCTTTACAGGAACTCGTTGCGCCTTAACCGTAGTACCGAAGACACTCACAGGAAAAGCCGCCGATGGTTCCGATGTAGAACTATGGAAACTGTGGAATCGTCGCCAGTCTACCAAATTTAATGGTGTTTCTTACATTGTTCAACGGGGAGCCGAAGCAGTTTACTCTGAAGAAGGGCAAGCACAAATCAAAGGATTGGTTAGTTTCTATCTAGAAAACGCCAAAATTATCCGCGAGAAACTCACAACCGCCGGATTATCAGTTTATGGTGGCGTGAATGCACCTTACGTCTGGGTAAAAACGCCTAATGGTTTATCCAGTTGGGAATTTTTTGATAAGTTGCTGCAAACCGTCAACGTTGTCGGGACACCTGGTTCTGGCTTTGGTGCTGCGGGTGAAGGTTACTTCCGCATTTCGGCATTTAACAGCCGGGAGAATGTCGAAGAAGCGATGAAGCGGATTACCGAGAAGTTTAAGGTGTAG
- a CDS encoding NAD(P)/FAD-dependent oxidoreductase codes for MVNSLDNNPPHKVVIVGGGFGGLYAAKTLAKAAVNVTLIDKRNFHLFQPLLYQVATGALSPADISSPLRSVLSKSKNTKVLLGEVNNIDPEAKQVTVGDEAIAYDTLIVATGAKHSYFGKDNWEEFAPGLKTVEDAIEMRSRIFSAFEAAEKETDPEKRRAWLTFVIVGGGPTGVELAGAIAELANQTLKEDFRNIDTSEAKILLLEGLDRILPPFAPELSQEAEASLTRLGVVVQTKTLVTNIENDTVTLKQGDEVKEIASKTVLWAAGVKASAMGKVLAERTGAECDRAGRIIVEPDLSIKGHPNIFVVGDLANFSHQNGKPLPGVAPVAKQEGEYVATLVQQRLAGKSLPPFAYTDHGSLAMIGHNSAVVDLGFIKLKGFFAWLFWLVIHIYFLIEFDNKLVVMIQWAWNYFTRNRGARLITGKESITEFVISADNKQPVNV; via the coding sequence ATGGTAAATTCTCTTGACAATAATCCACCTCATAAAGTAGTTATTGTTGGTGGTGGTTTTGGAGGACTGTATGCGGCAAAAACACTCGCCAAGGCAGCAGTAAACGTTACTCTCATCGATAAACGTAACTTTCATCTATTTCAACCCCTTTTATATCAAGTCGCCACAGGTGCGCTATCTCCGGCTGATATTTCTTCACCGTTGCGTTCTGTCCTCAGCAAGAGCAAGAATACGAAAGTGCTGCTGGGAGAGGTGAATAATATCGATCCAGAAGCAAAACAAGTGACTGTGGGCGATGAAGCAATAGCTTACGATACGTTGATTGTTGCCACAGGTGCAAAGCATTCCTACTTTGGCAAAGATAACTGGGAAGAATTTGCCCCAGGCTTGAAAACTGTAGAAGATGCCATAGAAATGCGTAGCCGGATTTTTTCAGCCTTTGAAGCCGCAGAAAAAGAAACCGATCCAGAAAAACGCCGTGCTTGGTTAACCTTTGTAATTGTGGGTGGTGGCCCAACTGGTGTAGAGTTAGCGGGTGCGATCGCAGAATTGGCAAATCAAACCCTCAAAGAAGATTTCCGCAACATCGACACTTCAGAAGCGAAGATTTTGCTATTAGAAGGTTTGGATCGGATTCTGCCACCCTTTGCACCAGAGTTATCACAAGAAGCGGAAGCATCCCTGACGCGCTTGGGGGTGGTTGTCCAGACAAAAACACTGGTAACGAATATTGAAAATGATACTGTTACCCTCAAACAAGGCGATGAAGTTAAAGAAATTGCCTCAAAAACGGTATTATGGGCAGCAGGTGTAAAAGCTTCAGCAATGGGAAAAGTGCTAGCAGAACGCACAGGTGCTGAGTGCGATCGCGCTGGACGGATTATTGTTGAACCTGACTTGAGTATTAAGGGACATCCCAATATTTTTGTAGTTGGCGACTTAGCAAATTTTTCTCATCAAAATGGTAAACCTCTACCGGGTGTTGCACCTGTAGCCAAGCAAGAAGGTGAATATGTAGCTACATTAGTTCAACAGCGACTTGCAGGTAAAAGTTTGCCACCCTTTGCTTATACCGATCATGGTAGTTTAGCGATGATTGGGCACAATTCTGCTGTAGTCGATTTGGGCTTTATCAAGCTGAAAGGTTTCTTTGCATGGCTGTTTTGGCTAGTGATTCACATCTACTTCTTAATTGAATTTGACAACAAATTAGTAGTAATGATTCAGTGGGCATGGAACTATTTCACCCGGAATCGCGGAGCAAGATTAATTACAGGTAAAGAATCAATCACGGAGTTTGTAATTTCAGCCGATAATAAACAGCCTGTAAATGTCTAA